The Zingiber officinale cultivar Zhangliang chromosome 2A, Zo_v1.1, whole genome shotgun sequence genomic sequence AGTCACTTAACAATGGCTGATATATCTTCCCTTTGGTAAATATACAATTTCTTTGTGAATATTAGCCTTTCTCAGGAGAAGAGAGTTCAATATTTAGGTATTATTTTactataatgttttttttttgtattttctttttaatGTCAACTTTGATCAACAAAAGATCTTTTATTTTCCCTAATATCTGTAGGCCAGAGCATATGCAAGGGCTATGAAAGCGACACTCTTCTTCTCAAGTGCCAATCACAACATTAATGTTAATAAGATTTTTAAGTTTATAGCTGCCAGGCTCTTTAATCTGCCATGGTCATTGGAGAGAAATCTGACTGTTGGAGAGCCTATCATTGATTTTtaggagttttattttttatctttaaattCTCTCATATACTTTGGCCATCGCTTGAGATTCATTGTAAGTGCGAGGTTGTGATTATAAATGCCACAAATGAGTTCCTTGTTCTACAAAGCTCGACGAAAGATGCGGTTAAGACTTGAAGATCTGTGAAAAAACTTTATGAGGCGATTCAGCGGAGACGAAATGCTACTGTGAATGACCTCAAAACAACATTAGGCACTCTCGTCCAAGCTGAGCGACCACTGATCGAGCTTCAATGGCTATACCAAGTCTCACTGGAAGGGGGCCGGGGTGTATGAACCTACAGTTGAAGTCCTTCAGCCATTGCTGCTGCTGCAAAATACTTTAACTGTCCAAGCTTTGCCCCAAGGCTCACTCTGCCCAGCATTAGAGGTTGATGTTGCTGGTGATGCTCCCATCGTGTGCATTATCATTTTCTTTTTCGATTTTCACTATCTATTGTTTGTCATATCGAACAATTGAAAAGATGGATGAAAGCCCATCCAATTTAACTTTCTTTGTCCACCTGCCCTTTCATTTGAGAAAACATTAATTTCTAGCTGTCTCTCTTCTAAGAGGAGAATCAACTAGTTGCGCAAAAAAATGATCCAAAAAGCAGTAAAGATAACGGCACACATAGAACAAAAGAGCAGGCAAACATACACAGTAAAGTACATTATGTCTCATTTTCCTTTGAAATCTAAAGGGAGAGATATGTTTGAGTAAAGAAACAAACAATCAATTACAGTATTCATCAAATCTACATTTTTTTTACACAAGGCAGATGTTCTGTATATGTACAACTTAGGGATGCTTATTAGTATCTGATGTGTATACTTTTGGTTTTAATTTACAAATGAGTAATGGGATTCCAATTTGCTAACATTAGAACCTTCCATTTAGAGATCAAACATTTATCTGCTTCACATTTCGGCAAGATGTATTCAGAAATATATGTGCACTAAGGTTAATACCTTCagagaaaataaaagaatagTTTCTACATGGACTGAGACTTCAGGAGACCGATCTGTGAAGGAAGGAAAAACCAACATTAGATTGTGAGCAAATAGATGCACCAATAATAATCAAAATGATGTCGGTAAAGCTAATTAAGTATATTTTGATTTCAATTAAAACAAAAACATGGATGAAAATGCTACAAGATGGTATATACAAGTCATTTGACAGGAAATTACTGACTAAAGAGGTCATAAAATTATCGTCTTTACATGTTAGTCCATAATTATGGAATTTGCCTTTATGGATTTCTTTCTATTTCctattttagaaaaattatccCGTGTTTATTCCATTCACGATGATGGAATAAGATCCCTGGTTGTTTTTCCAAATTGTTCTTGCTCATGGTATTAGAGCTTGGAACAACCATGGCCAACTATTTTGCCTCAATCACACCATCAACACCCCTCCCACCTAATTCTACAGCTTCTCTAAATTTTGataatcatttttttattatccAACATAAAATAAATGGAAGAAACTTCAAAGAAGGATTTTGTATTGTTCTTGTAAGTGCAGCAATATCTATGGGGCATGGCCATCTCCATCTGTTAACGCACCAGAGAAGAGAACTGTCAAATACAACTATTGATAGATATAAGACTGGTAAAGCTAAATTCCTTAAAGTGAACTTGAGGAAGAAATATACATGAGGACTCCACCAAGGTTTTAGACAGGAGAAAAGGATGACAAAGTGTATAAACTGAAATCCCCACTGTATGGCTTGAAGCAGAGTCACCTAGAGACTATTCAAGAGGTTCACATTACTCAAACTCAAGCAGAAATTGAGGTCAAATTTAAGGTTAAAGACCTCAGAAAATGAGCTGCTTTTGAGAATGCGAATAAGTCAAAgcaaagtttttttatttaaagaaataaacacGGATGCTAGGATGTAGTTCGATGGGCATCTCACTTgaaagaaacaaaaaatggagggaAGATAAAAATGATCCCTTGTTTGACAAGGGGATATATCTGTGACTAGTTGGTCAATAATTATTTGTTTTCTCGCTTAGCTGATATTACCAATGAATAAGTGTTGTGAGTCAATTTATACTCAACCAATCAAAACACTTAAGCATTGTGCATCATATTCTTAAATATATAAACAGAACGCCTAACTCCTAGAAAAGGATTGATATTGTCAAAAGAATGAAACAAGAGAGGTTGAAGGTTTTGCAAATTCTTAAGCAAGATTAGAATGTTGTGGATAGTCAACCAACTTCAGAATTTTACACCAAGCTATGAGCGTATTTGGCCATTTGGAGAAGTTAAAAAAACAATCAGTTGTAACACATAGTAGTATATAAGCAAAGTTCAAAGTCATCGCCTAGGGAATTTGAGTTGATTTGTTTGCAGAGATTGATGGAAGACTTGCCATTCTCACTTGCTCATCCCATAATACTCTATAGTGATGACAAGTCTGCTATAAACAATGATAATAATCCTATGCAACATAAAAGAATGCAACATGTAAAGATAAATTAAAGATTTATAAAGGAGGAGATTAGAAGAAATAAACCTTATTTATATTCCAACAACTAGTTAAGAGTATTGCCATGACAAAGATTTTTTAATTCAACAGCAAGCTAAGAATGATAAATATCTCACCATCTTGAGGAGTGTTGGAGGATCAACAGAAGATCCCTAGGAGGATCAACAAGAATCCTAGTTGTTAAAACTTATCTATTACCTATTGTATCATTCTCCTAAAATTACTTATGTACCTTTACTTTAGGGATCCTTTGTATTTCATATTTCCTATTTTAGAACAATACTTATTGTTCCTTCAAAATGATGGAATAAAATAACCTACTATTTCTTAATACCTTTTCTTATTTCAGGTTCTAGTTAGAATGCTAACTAAGATGGGGGAAAAATAGGCTACTGTGAATTAAATACCTTGGAGAGAGATCATAATTCTACATGTTACTTATATCACCTATTCTACGCTACCTGTTCTACACTGTTATTAACATTTAATAGCATATTTCATGTGTCTTCTGTTACATGATTGAAATATATGCTCTTTATGTGGATTGTGGAAAGAATAATTGGATAGATTAATTAATACTTTACTGCATATATGATAATCTTTTTTatcaatataaataaatatttaatatttctaATACTGAGTAAATACACAGCATATCACATGTGCACTATAAAGCAGGTCAAAAGTATAGAAGCATAAGGCTTGCATATGCTTTTTGAAAGCATGGTTTTAATAAGAATGCTAAAGACGGGGGAAAATTACTACTTTACTTCTCAACTTACTATCTAAAATGAGTCAAACTTTACCATCTCCTATTTTCCTGTGGCACTATCATTCAGTTTTAGAATAAACATGCAATTTCAAGCTCAATTGATTAAATGGTTACAAGTACAAACTTGGACCGACATATACAATCAGTCAACAATTCGAACAACAACAAAACAGACTGTTAAACCAAAATTAATTAGCTAACTACTATCCCCAAAGCTCAAACTCTTAGGAAAgagattaatttatattatattgttaaactttccctttttatgAGTGGGCGAAATACTTGACATACTCTGAACACATGAATttattagatatatttttttaaaacacagGTGGGATTCAAATCCATGATCTCCTGCTCTAATACCATGTTAGAGTTGGGGCTAACCACTATTCCCAAAATCTTGAACTGATAAgaaagaaataaatttatattaacaGACACCAAGCACAAATGGTATAAAAGATATTGGTAGAGTAAATTCATAATTCAATAATACCTTGACTGATCCCATTTTAGTTTTCATCTGAGGAGATCCTTGATTTCACATTCTTTCAGTTGTCTATATGCTCAAGTTGTGCCTCCAACATCGGGCTTTCACTATCATGCAAATGTTCAGTTAAATTATCTTGGTCATTAAAGTTATTTACAAAACCATCAGTTTCTGTTATGGACTGACTCCAGCCATTATGGCTGATCCCATTTGGAGATTCAGCTACTGATGGACTACCATAGCCATGGTCCAAGGAACTACAGCTCATTGTGCGTGAATGGTTTCCATTGTCTGATTGTCCTGATTTCTGCTGAACCAAAGGTTCTGTTTTGTTGCCAAGAGAAGCATTTATTCTGAAATGAGAAAATGAACATTTATATGATATGAAGATCAGCTCAGACTGTCAACAAAGTCAATGACAATTTGACCAATTTTCTAATGTTTGAACAATCCATTATTTGACATGGATGATTTTAGCATAGTAATAAAAAATGATAGCAGACCTTGGTTTCTGGAGCATGGATGTATGGTAGTCAAAAACTGGTACTAGGCCTTTTGATCTAGCCTCAATTGTACGGCTTGTGATATTTTCTATCTCAATTTCCCCATGGTAAGTACTGCTATCATATGCTTTAATATTCTCATTCATCATCACTTGGAAGCATATCTGCAAAGTAAATTTTACGAATCAAACAAGAATGAGTCATATTTTTGTAGAAAATAGTTTGACAAGACTAAAACCAGAGAAAGACAAGCAATCACCTGTGACTTTGCCCATAGGGGAGTCCTAGCATCATATACATGCAACTCAACTTCTGATAAGTATGTGTGCTGcctttcttccacaccaagattGGTTCTCATGTCCACACCGGTACCAGCAGGCTGAACAGTTCCCCTTTCGTTCACTTTCTGGAAATGTTTAGTAGTACTCTGGTTGTTCAAATGGTCCCCATATATGTCCACATTATCACACTTGTCTCTTCTATTTCGTTTATGACAGACATCCCATTTCTGAAGTGCCTGAATATTGAACCGTGAATTGGCTTCCTTTGTTGACTGATAAGAACTATTATTACCTATGCCAGACGCATTGATGCCATAATGATCACCATTGCATTCCCTCAACACGTACTGTATAATGGAGCCAGCAGGAGAGAATATCAGTAAATAATATGTTGACATCACTGAGCTGAAGTCAGTGTGAAGACGAGAATCCTTGAAGTTATGGAAAACTGAAGCAATGACACCACTAAATGGGCCGACTTTACCAGTAGCTGCTGCAGCAGCACCACTGACAGCACCTTTTAGACCTTGACTCCCATTTCTTATTCTAGTTACAGATGATAATGTGACTGGAATCCCAGATGAAAGAAGGCCCGTATGCATATGGTTTGGAGAAGATGAATCATAAGATGAAGTTTCTGCTGCATTGACTGTTTCTGACCCATAGAAGTTGTTTGCAAACTGAACCCCACCTGAATGAGGTTTTGTAGCAGCCTCAAACGAAGAGAGTGAAAACAAGTGACTGGTTCCTCTTGATGAGCTTATCATTATCCATTTACTGTCATAACTAAAACAGATATCCTGAATAATCTGATACAAGAGGCAGaccaaatcaattaatttaatgtcaaataggtcaagaaaaataaatatgaaatgaaACAATAAAAACAATTACTGCATTTGTGATGCCACGCTGCAACCTATAAAGATGAATATAAGATCCTTTTGCATCAGACTCGGTAGAGCCTGGATTTGGAGAGGGCATAATACCAAAAATGTTGATGTTGTGACCATGAACAGAAGCTGTCACCAATAACATTCCACTTGGGTCAAAGCATAATGCAGAAATGGGACTTGAGTGTGCCCTGAACTGAGCTATTACTGATTTGGAAAGAATATCTCGAACTATGACCTAAACAAATTTCAGAGAGAAATGATTAATTTCAGGGTAGATAGTTACTTAATTCTTGATGATTACTAAAATCTATAACAAATTTCAATCCTAATTTATTCCAAATCTTGAAATAAGTTTAATATATAGCAAAGTCAATAATAGAGACTGCACTATCACAGAAAAGTCAAAACAAAAATGACGTGAATATTGTCAATTTTTCATGTTATATAGGTGCTCAAAAAGTTTATTTCACACAAGAGTACAATTTCATACCATGCCCACATATTCTGTATCAGATAGTTGCTCATTCATGGTATCATTGAGTTTTAAGCTGGAATTTCCATGTCTTGCGGAGTCACTGTCATCGGTGAGAAAATCCGAATAATATTTTGAGAGCTTCCTATATCCAATGTCTCCAAGTGTCACTAAACCAACAGCTAACTGCTTGCTTGATTCTTTCGCGAAGTTTGCTACCAAACCACTGTTAGAATGTGACACTGATACACTTTTAACTGAACTCAGATGTTTAGGACTGACACGGCCAGTATTTGAAACTGCAAGGAGTTTACCACTATAGGCCAACCACCTTGTACCAATTGACAATGGTCCATAGCCTAGCCCACTAGAATCGGGAGATGCTGCACCTATTGGGTAAGTAAGAATCGTATAGCATCTTGCCAAAGTGGTAGCCTCAAAACAATTTATCTATATAATGAACCTCTGGGTTAGTGATATATTTGCGAGATAATCCATGTGAAACATGAAAAAGTAACACTGACCTGGGTAGCTTGAGAAACCACAATTAACTGAGAATTGCATctgacagagatgatagatgccCTAAATTTTAAGACATGTGCATACTCATGGGTCCTTAGAGAATAAAATCGGATATAAGAAGGCAACAGACTGTCACTTCGTTTATCCTGATCAGTTGCGGATCCATCAAAAGAAGAACCAAACCCTTCATGGTTGTTGCCATCCAAAGTCACAGAACCCACCCCAACAACAATAAGAAAAGGACGAACTCCTGCAAAGTTATCTTGAGACTTCTTTGATGGATATAATTTCTTTTGCATTTGAAGGAAGGAAACAGGGCCATCATGTCTTGATGCTATCTGTCTCACATCTTCTGCCTGATCAACATCCCAGACTTGGAAGCCAGATCTGAAACCCAACAAGAGAACTAACCTAAAGCATCCTTCATATTCCAACTTGTCAAATCCAGCCCATTGCACCTTTTCAATAACAATATATGAGATGGATTTGCATTGTATAATATGAATGGACTTTATGCTAAGCACAAAAATGGCTAATTCTTCCATACCGTGAGAATTATGACAAAGCAACAAATATAAGAATATGAGATGGATTTACATAAATTCTGGAACATTATCagctgaaattttatttctttaataccGTGAGGgataaagcttggttgttgttgttgttgtagtaccGTGAGAAGATGTTTgtgaaatacaaaaaaaaaattgcctTTAATTACGCGTAGGAAGGAACATTTCTATAAGAgaaaaaaagaaagtttaaattAGCATATTAGCTCCATTCCATTGAAAGACGAAGCATCTGATCAGTCAAtttaaaggaagaaaagaaaaggcaTGCGATTAAACCTAATTCATTAATCAATGCCGATATGTCGAGAGGTTTTTAGTTGAATCAATGCAAAAATAAAAAGTCGTTTGTTTTTTTTTCGCATCAGAAGTACAAGCCTGTATACTCTACCTGGTCGCGGCCTACATCCTCATGGCAATCAGACATCGAAGACACTATCGACGCCCCTGCTGAACGCACAGTAGATGCGACGTTGGATGCTCCTGACGACACAATCCTGACGTAGTTCGCCAGCGACCGCGCCGAGAAGAACCCGTTGCCGGCCCGATGCCTGTGCGCATCTttcctcatcctccaaacgcAATCCACCAAGAAAAAAAACGAACAAGACGAAGACAAGGGGATAATCAAAGAGGCAACTTTGGCTCGTCAAAGACGCAATGCTTTGCTTATCATGAACCGACTCTTTGGACTTCTCTTTCCCAATAAGAAACAACGAAATCCCTCCCCTAGCTGTCCAATACCACCACC encodes the following:
- the LOC122040667 gene encoding autophagy-related protein 18f-like, with protein sequence MRKDAHRHRAGNGFFSARSLANYVRIVSSGASNVASTVRSAGASIVSSMSDCHEDVGRDQVQWAGFDKLEYEGCFRLVLLLGFRSGFQVWDVDQAEDVRQIASRHDGPVSFLQMQKKLYPSKKSQDNFAGVRPFLIVVGVGSVTLDGNNHEGFGSSFDGSATDQDKRSDSLLPSYIRFYSLRTHEYAHVLKFRASIISVRCNSQLIVVSQATQINCFEATTLARCYTILTYPIGAASPDSSGLGYGPLSIGTRWLAYSGKLLAVSNTGRVSPKHLSSVKSVSVSHSNSGLVANFAKESSKQLAVGLVTLGDIGYRKLSKYYSDFLTDDSDSARHGNSSLKLNDTMNEQLSDTEYVGMVIVRDILSKSVIAQFRAHSSPISALCFDPSGMLLVTASVHGHNINIFGIMPSPNPGSTESDAKGSYIHLYRLQRGITNAIIQDICFSYDSKWIMISSSRGTSHLFSLSSFEAATKPHSGGVQFANNFYGSETVNAAETSSYDSSSPNHMHTGLLSSGIPVTLSSVTRIRNGSQGLKGAVSGAAAAATGKVGPFSGVIASVFHNFKDSRLHTDFSSVMSTYYLLIFSPAGSIIQYVLRECNGDHYGINASGIGNNSSYQSTKEANSRFNIQALQKWDVCHKRNRRDKCDNVDIYGDHLNNQSTTKHFQKVNERGTVQPAGTGVDMRTNLGVEERQHTYLSEVELHVYDARTPLWAKSQICFQVMMNENIKAYDSSTYHGEIEIENITSRTIEARSKGLVPVFDYHTSMLQKPRINASLGNKTEPLVQQKSGQSDNGNHSRTMSCSSLDHGYGSPSVAESPNGISHNGWSQSITETDGFVNNFNDQDNLTEHLHDSESPMLEAQLEHIDN